Proteins encoded in a region of the Xiphophorus couchianus chromosome 11, X_couchianus-1.0, whole genome shotgun sequence genome:
- the LOC114153035 gene encoding alpha-1,3-mannosyl-glycoprotein 4-beta-N-acetylglucosaminyltransferase B isoform X1, which produces MRFYPLRVGCLLVVVCFLSLSWIKSFPDDGAELQVLYKRLLVAEELGGKVSKDLSIILEQLGNITRAANVSHLWSNMSSSSNTMVKHLMDDLSRQPLPQASIHFYMPHLREHPNSLVPHVVLGKGRSGVSMVLGIPTVKREKQSYLVNTLSSLLSGLTSSETQDLLIIVFVAETELQYVEGIARSLSENFPKEVQSGLLEVVSPSQHYYPDFNTLKETFGDSKDRVKWRTKQNLDYSFLMLYAQDKGTYYVQLEDDVFAKSGYYSDLKAFATLASSNEWLYLEFSQLGFIGKMFKTRDLPMIAEFFLMFHKDKPIDWLLDHILWVKVCNPEKDNKHCDLQKAMMRRRYKPSLFQHVGLHSSLPGKLQHLKDKDFGKQSLFQAHSNPAAAVNSSMKHYQQHSLERLYKGRDFMWALTPVQGDYILFSFPRPIRIAGYVFRSGNSQAVGDKFHNTTVEVLSSYTTATEKLLDGSPSKYKRSDSNFVVIGEFYNGVAEGEIAEVLQPISALRLVVHSDSDVWALLSEIHIKV; this is translated from the exons ATGAGGTTTTACCCCCTACGAGTTGGATGTTTGTTGGTGGTCgtgtgttttctgtcactttctTGGATAAAATCATTTCCGGATGATGGAG CAGAACTGCAGGTGCTGTACAAGAGACTGTTGGTGGCAGAAGAGCTGGGAGGAAAGGTCAGCAAGGACCTCAGCATCATCCTGGAGCAGCTGGGGAACATAACACGCGCTGCTAACGTCAGCCACCTCTGGAGCAACAtgtccagcagcagcaacaccatGG TAAAGCATCTGATGGATGACCTGAGCAGACAGCCGCTGCCTCAGGCCAGCATTCACTTCTACATGCCTCACCTCAGGGAGCATCCCAACAGCCTGGTGCCTCATGTGGTGCTGGGGAAGGGACGCAGCGGAG TGAGCATGGTGCTGGGCATTCCCACGGTGAAGCGTGAGAAGCAGAGCTACCTGGTCAACACCCTCAGCTCCCTGCTGTCTGGCCTCACCTCCTCAGAAACGCAGGATCTCCTCATCATCGTCTTTGTCGCTGAG ACGGAACTACAGTATGTGGAGGGCATCGCACGCAGCCTGTCTGAGAA TTTTCCAAAGGAGGTGCAGTCTGGTTTACTGGAGGTGGTCTCCCCATCGCAGCATTACTACCCCGACTTCAACACCCTCAAAGAGACGTTTGGAGACTCCAAGGACAGAGTGAA atggCGAACTAAGCAGAATTTGGACTACAGCTTCCTCATGCTGTACGCTCAGGACAAAGGAACTTACTATGTTCAG tTGGAAGACGACGTTTTTGCAAAGAGCGGTTACTATAGCGACCTGAAGGCATTCGCCACGCTGGCGTCTTCTAACGAATGGCTCTACCTGGAATTCTCCCAGCTTGGGTTCAtag gtaaGATGTTTAAGACCAGAGACCTCCCGATGATAGCCGAGTTCTTCCTCATGTTCCACAAAGACAAGCCCATTGACTGGTTGCTGGATCACATTCTGTGGGTGAAGGTTTGCAACCCGGAGAAGGATAAC AAACACTGTGATCTTCAGAAAGCAATGATGAGGAGGAGATATAAGCCCTCGCTCTTCCAGCATGTTGGTCTTCATTCCTCTTTGCCTGGAAAACTACAACATCTGAAG GATAAGGACTTTGGGAAGCAGAGTTTGTTTCAGGCTCACAGTAACCCAGCTGCTGCGGTGAACAGCAGCATGAAACACTACCAGCAGCACAGCCTGGAGCGGCTTTACAAAGGAAGGGACTTCATGTGGGCTTTGACGCCGGTCCAGGGCGACTACATCCTCTTCAGCTTCCCTCGGCCCATCCGCATAGCTGG GTATGTGTTTCGTAGTGGAAACAGCCAGGCAGTGGGGGATAAATTTCACAACACAACAGTGGAAGTCCTCTCCAGCTAT ACAACGGCTACAGAGAAGCTCCTGGATGGCTCACCGTCTAAATACAAGCGGTCTGACAGCAACTTCGTTGTTATTG GTGAATTTTACAACGGAGTGGCTGAAGGAGAAATTGCTGAAGTTCTGCAGCCCATCTCAGCTCTGCGCCTGGTGGTTCACTCTGACTCAGACGTCTGGGCTCTGCTGAGCGAG ATCCACATCAAGGTATGA
- the LOC114153035 gene encoding alpha-1,3-mannosyl-glycoprotein 4-beta-N-acetylglucosaminyltransferase B isoform X2 — protein MRFYPLRVGCLLVVVCFLSLSWIKSFPDDGELQVLYKRLLVAEELGGKVSKDLSIILEQLGNITRAANVSHLWSNMSSSSNTMVKHLMDDLSRQPLPQASIHFYMPHLREHPNSLVPHVVLGKGRSGVSMVLGIPTVKREKQSYLVNTLSSLLSGLTSSETQDLLIIVFVAETELQYVEGIARSLSENFPKEVQSGLLEVVSPSQHYYPDFNTLKETFGDSKDRVKWRTKQNLDYSFLMLYAQDKGTYYVQLEDDVFAKSGYYSDLKAFATLASSNEWLYLEFSQLGFIGKMFKTRDLPMIAEFFLMFHKDKPIDWLLDHILWVKVCNPEKDNKHCDLQKAMMRRRYKPSLFQHVGLHSSLPGKLQHLKDKDFGKQSLFQAHSNPAAAVNSSMKHYQQHSLERLYKGRDFMWALTPVQGDYILFSFPRPIRIAGYVFRSGNSQAVGDKFHNTTVEVLSSYTTATEKLLDGSPSKYKRSDSNFVVIGEFYNGVAEGEIAEVLQPISALRLVVHSDSDVWALLSEIHIKV, from the exons ATGAGGTTTTACCCCCTACGAGTTGGATGTTTGTTGGTGGTCgtgtgttttctgtcactttctTGGATAAAATCATTTCCGGATGATGGAG AACTGCAGGTGCTGTACAAGAGACTGTTGGTGGCAGAAGAGCTGGGAGGAAAGGTCAGCAAGGACCTCAGCATCATCCTGGAGCAGCTGGGGAACATAACACGCGCTGCTAACGTCAGCCACCTCTGGAGCAACAtgtccagcagcagcaacaccatGG TAAAGCATCTGATGGATGACCTGAGCAGACAGCCGCTGCCTCAGGCCAGCATTCACTTCTACATGCCTCACCTCAGGGAGCATCCCAACAGCCTGGTGCCTCATGTGGTGCTGGGGAAGGGACGCAGCGGAG TGAGCATGGTGCTGGGCATTCCCACGGTGAAGCGTGAGAAGCAGAGCTACCTGGTCAACACCCTCAGCTCCCTGCTGTCTGGCCTCACCTCCTCAGAAACGCAGGATCTCCTCATCATCGTCTTTGTCGCTGAG ACGGAACTACAGTATGTGGAGGGCATCGCACGCAGCCTGTCTGAGAA TTTTCCAAAGGAGGTGCAGTCTGGTTTACTGGAGGTGGTCTCCCCATCGCAGCATTACTACCCCGACTTCAACACCCTCAAAGAGACGTTTGGAGACTCCAAGGACAGAGTGAA atggCGAACTAAGCAGAATTTGGACTACAGCTTCCTCATGCTGTACGCTCAGGACAAAGGAACTTACTATGTTCAG tTGGAAGACGACGTTTTTGCAAAGAGCGGTTACTATAGCGACCTGAAGGCATTCGCCACGCTGGCGTCTTCTAACGAATGGCTCTACCTGGAATTCTCCCAGCTTGGGTTCAtag gtaaGATGTTTAAGACCAGAGACCTCCCGATGATAGCCGAGTTCTTCCTCATGTTCCACAAAGACAAGCCCATTGACTGGTTGCTGGATCACATTCTGTGGGTGAAGGTTTGCAACCCGGAGAAGGATAAC AAACACTGTGATCTTCAGAAAGCAATGATGAGGAGGAGATATAAGCCCTCGCTCTTCCAGCATGTTGGTCTTCATTCCTCTTTGCCTGGAAAACTACAACATCTGAAG GATAAGGACTTTGGGAAGCAGAGTTTGTTTCAGGCTCACAGTAACCCAGCTGCTGCGGTGAACAGCAGCATGAAACACTACCAGCAGCACAGCCTGGAGCGGCTTTACAAAGGAAGGGACTTCATGTGGGCTTTGACGCCGGTCCAGGGCGACTACATCCTCTTCAGCTTCCCTCGGCCCATCCGCATAGCTGG GTATGTGTTTCGTAGTGGAAACAGCCAGGCAGTGGGGGATAAATTTCACAACACAACAGTGGAAGTCCTCTCCAGCTAT ACAACGGCTACAGAGAAGCTCCTGGATGGCTCACCGTCTAAATACAAGCGGTCTGACAGCAACTTCGTTGTTATTG GTGAATTTTACAACGGAGTGGCTGAAGGAGAAATTGCTGAAGTTCTGCAGCCCATCTCAGCTCTGCGCCTGGTGGTTCACTCTGACTCAGACGTCTGGGCTCTGCTGAGCGAG ATCCACATCAAGGTATGA